A single genomic interval of Spirosoma taeanense harbors:
- a CDS encoding aldo/keto reductase, protein MQATTQQPATQAGTITIGGDLTVNRMAYGAMRITGDGIWGPPKDHDEAIRVLKRTLELGINFIDTADSYGPYVSEELIAEALHPYPDGLVIGTKGGLLRTGPNQWPVDASPEHLDEALKGSLKRLKLDRIDLYQLHRFDSKVPKEETLGYLKEKQQEGLIRHIGLSEVSVDDIKLAQQHVEVVSVQNMYNFGEQKWNDVLNYCEANNIVFIPWYPLNAGDVAAENAIRKVAQRHGATDYQIALAWLLAASPVMLPIAGTSSVKHLDENVQAATIQLTDEDLQDMPLPN, encoded by the coding sequence ATGCAGGCAACGACGCAACAACCGGCAACACAGGCCGGAACGATTACTATCGGCGGAGATTTAACCGTCAACCGAATGGCCTATGGGGCCATGCGCATCACCGGAGACGGTATCTGGGGACCACCTAAAGATCACGACGAGGCTATCCGGGTTCTGAAACGCACGCTCGAACTTGGCATCAATTTTATCGACACTGCCGACAGCTACGGCCCTTACGTGTCGGAAGAACTCATCGCCGAAGCACTTCACCCCTACCCCGACGGCTTGGTAATTGGCACCAAAGGTGGTCTGTTACGTACCGGCCCGAACCAGTGGCCGGTTGACGCCAGTCCCGAACACCTCGACGAAGCGCTGAAAGGTTCGCTGAAACGCCTGAAACTCGACCGGATTGATCTGTACCAGCTTCACCGCTTCGACAGCAAAGTGCCTAAAGAAGAAACCCTTGGGTATCTGAAGGAAAAACAGCAGGAGGGTTTAATCCGGCACATTGGTTTGTCGGAAGTAAGCGTCGATGATATCAAACTAGCCCAGCAGCATGTCGAAGTGGTTTCAGTTCAGAACATGTATAACTTCGGGGAGCAGAAATGGAACGACGTGCTGAACTACTGCGAAGCGAATAATATCGTCTTTATTCCTTGGTATCCGCTGAATGCCGGAGACGTTGCCGCCGAAAATGCGATCCGGAAAGTGGCCCAGCGCCATGGCGCTACCGATTATCAGATTGCGCTGGCCTGGCTCCTGGCGGCATCGCCCGTCATGCTGCCCATTGCCGGAACATCGTCGGTAAAGCACCTTGACGAAAACGTTCAGGCGGCTACCATCCAGCTGACCGACGAGGACTTGCAGGATATGCCATTGCCCAACTAA
- a CDS encoding ferritin-like domain-containing protein — protein MIKNEEIVEDLNDLVKINNDRIHGYEKAIEDNKDAELDDLFRHYIIQSQNFRSQLADHIVRIDGSAVSDETTTDVSSKIHRAWIDIKSALTGKDRDTVLSSVEFGENAAVEAYKDAIEKDHIPAYIKEDLTRQLNELQEAYQKVKALHK, from the coding sequence ATGATTAAGAACGAAGAAATCGTTGAGGATCTCAACGACCTGGTCAAAATCAACAATGACCGCATTCATGGCTACGAAAAAGCCATCGAAGACAATAAAGACGCTGAGCTGGATGATCTGTTCCGGCACTACATTATCCAGAGCCAGAACTTCCGCAGCCAACTGGCCGATCACATCGTACGGATCGACGGCTCGGCCGTATCGGATGAAACCACGACGGACGTTTCCAGCAAAATTCACCGCGCCTGGATTGACATCAAGTCGGCCCTTACGGGTAAAGACCGGGATACCGTGCTAAGTTCGGTCGAGTTTGGCGAGAACGCGGCTGTAGAAGCTTATAAAGATGCTATCGAAAAAGATCATATCCCTGCTTATATTAAGGAGGATCTGACCAGGCAGCTCAATGAGTTGCAGGAAGCCTATCAGAAAGTGAAGGCACTGCACAAGTAA
- a CDS encoding bacteriorhodopsin, with the protein MELADTFIPTAGTVGLMPMVTYFFLIVTTYAFLGTFLFAWATRDQVVAEHRTAHILTAVISAIAGLSYFLIQGYYHDLLVELGTLPSPDDRRTLIRESYSAINQYRYMDWAVTTPLLLVKMVLMLRLSWREQKRPLTILLLADFFMILTGFIGEQQLSFGNEIQVGPKLIWGAVSTVGYVLVLLTLYRLWQQFAGRVQPRERWAYRLMALTTVTFWGVYPIGYILTVFDIDLNWIHIAFSVADLINKAGVGLVAYVASTGELKPLPDEISV; encoded by the coding sequence ATGGAGTTAGCTGATACATTTATTCCAACGGCGGGTACTGTTGGCTTGATGCCCATGGTCACGTATTTCTTTCTGATCGTGACCACGTATGCCTTTCTGGGCACGTTTCTCTTTGCATGGGCCACTCGCGACCAGGTGGTAGCCGAACACCGTACCGCCCACATTCTGACGGCTGTTATTTCGGCTATAGCTGGCTTGTCGTATTTCCTGATTCAGGGCTATTACCACGACCTGCTGGTTGAACTGGGTACGCTGCCTAGCCCCGACGATCGACGAACGCTTATCCGGGAGTCCTATAGCGCCATCAACCAGTATCGCTACATGGACTGGGCCGTTACAACCCCCTTGCTGCTTGTCAAGATGGTGTTGATGCTCCGGCTCAGTTGGCGTGAGCAGAAGCGGCCGCTGACCATTCTGCTGCTGGCCGACTTCTTCATGATTTTAACCGGCTTTATCGGCGAACAGCAGCTTTCGTTCGGCAACGAGATACAGGTAGGGCCGAAACTGATTTGGGGGGCGGTCTCAACGGTTGGCTATGTGCTTGTTCTGCTGACGCTTTACCGACTCTGGCAACAATTTGCGGGTCGTGTGCAGCCCCGTGAGCGGTGGGCGTATCGGCTGATGGCTCTGACAACCGTAACGTTCTGGGGCGTTTATCCCATTGGTTATATCCTGACGGTGTTTGACATCGACCTGAACTGGATTCACATTGCCTTTTCCGTGGCCGATCTGATCAATAAAGCTGGCGTTGGTCTAGTGGCTTATGTAGCCAGTACCGGTGAGCTGAAGCCGTTGCCGGACGAGATATCTGTTTAG
- a CDS encoding DUF305 domain-containing protein gives MKIRNNNLFACLLAVSLSGSTMVACAQATTTGGTGAARTSASDPAKTALLEPMRQMMEKLKKLQATGDPDFDYVLQAKIHAQGEQDLLKQEVQNGKDTTLKQLAQNLLKATQSEITQLDGTMRQIKPSRPNQAFTQQQSRNMQAMALKLQQGGTEDKLTSDFDKNFVTVMLEHRQDAIDMANTYLQYGNNSALKDYARELVTKAQQEMTQIKTALK, from the coding sequence ATGAAAATCCGCAACAACAACCTATTTGCCTGTCTGCTGGCGGTTAGCCTGTCGGGAAGTACAATGGTCGCCTGCGCGCAGGCCACAACAACGGGGGGAACGGGTGCCGCCCGGACCTCAGCCAGTGATCCGGCCAAAACGGCTCTGCTGGAGCCGATGCGCCAGATGATGGAAAAACTCAAAAAACTTCAGGCCACGGGTGATCCGGACTTCGACTATGTGCTCCAGGCCAAAATCCACGCGCAGGGCGAGCAGGATCTGCTGAAGCAGGAGGTACAGAACGGAAAAGATACAACGCTGAAGCAACTGGCGCAGAATCTGCTCAAGGCCACGCAAAGCGAGATTACGCAGCTGGACGGAACAATGCGGCAGATTAAGCCATCGCGCCCGAATCAGGCCTTCACCCAGCAGCAAAGCCGCAACATGCAGGCTATGGCCCTCAAACTGCAGCAGGGCGGAACGGAAGACAAGCTGACGAGCGATTTCGACAAAAATTTTGTCACGGTAATGCTTGAGCATCGGCAGGATGCCATCGACATGGCTAATACCTACCTGCAGTATGGCAACAACAGTGCGCTCAAAGACTACGCCAGGGAGTTAGTCACGAAGGCGCAGCAGGAAATGACCCAGATAAAAACTGCGCTTAAATAA
- a CDS encoding lipid II flippase family protein: MSAHIALVVSLTFLIHLVGTLALGARIVGIRTGKWSVTYALFNIMTLVSRLATTLQAPLLAKTVEMDIQSGRLGNYGDFQWIMASATVATLVSILLFPSFQRLLAQAVDRYYEYRSIPRLLYHSLSWRYLRRVPVHMKWPDRANFQHVQGSRAVSRSIILLNVLSSAVLTVGVLATLYAGYLNPDLRSTSASMAGFINGISTILAVMFIDPDVALLTDEVTGGRVSEGYFRRYLVQVLAARLAGTVLAQALLVPFAYVVVWAAEQLRV; encoded by the coding sequence ATGTCCGCCCACATTGCCCTGGTTGTTAGTCTGACTTTCCTGATTCATCTCGTTGGAACGCTGGCGCTGGGCGCGCGAATTGTGGGAATTCGAACGGGCAAATGGTCGGTCACCTATGCCCTGTTCAACATCATGACGCTGGTGTCCCGGCTGGCTACAACGCTTCAGGCTCCGCTGCTGGCTAAAACGGTCGAGATGGACATCCAGTCGGGCCGGTTGGGCAACTACGGCGACTTTCAATGGATTATGGCCTCGGCTACGGTCGCTACGCTCGTCAGCATCCTGTTGTTTCCGTCCTTTCAGCGCTTGCTGGCCCAGGCAGTTGACCGCTATTACGAGTACCGCTCAATTCCCCGACTGCTGTACCATAGCCTGTCCTGGCGCTACCTGCGCCGGGTTCCGGTGCACATGAAGTGGCCCGATCGCGCCAACTTCCAGCACGTTCAGGGCAGCCGGGCGGTTTCCAGGTCCATCATCTTGCTGAATGTGCTGTCAAGCGCCGTTCTTACAGTGGGCGTTCTGGCTACGCTCTACGCGGGGTATCTGAATCCCGACCTGCGCTCTACGTCGGCTTCGATGGCCGGGTTTATTAACGGCATCTCAACTATCCTCGCGGTGATGTTTATCGACCCCGACGTAGCGCTACTGACCGATGAGGTAACGGGTGGCCGCGTCAGCGAAGGCTATTTCCGGCGGTATCTGGTGCAGGTGCTGGCGGCCCGGCTGGCGGGTACAGTGCTGGCGCAGGCACTACTGGTGCCGTTTGCCTACGTAGTGGTCTGGGCGGCCGAGCAGTTACGGGTTTAA
- a CDS encoding Nif3-like dinuclear metal center hexameric protein has translation MTGSFASLNDIADFLANEFAASRYPASEQGGLYRFAGRRVQRLGLALEPWPDIAHWVVQHQLDSLYLHRPWRIDDIPLPADVSILAHHLPFDETLTMGFNTRLAAQLRAIGSLEPLGFKQSQSETGDLLPARPIGMVFDMEKCSLADWETIIRELFGGYDQIVAGATGMVSRVAVVGAMNDSLIREAAGRGVDLYLTGAYRKPAQEAVTQTGIVVMAVGHRRSEEWGLRALADLLRERWPELTLFLH, from the coding sequence ATGACGGGTTCCTTTGCTTCTCTCAATGACATCGCTGATTTCTTAGCGAACGAATTCGCGGCTTCGCGTTACCCCGCCAGCGAACAGGGCGGTCTGTACCGGTTCGCCGGACGACGGGTTCAGCGGCTGGGTCTGGCGCTGGAACCCTGGCCCGACATTGCCCACTGGGTGGTTCAACATCAGCTCGATTCGCTTTATCTCCATCGTCCCTGGCGAATAGACGACATACCGCTGCCCGCCGACGTAAGCATTTTAGCGCATCATCTGCCGTTTGACGAAACGCTGACCATGGGCTTTAATACCCGATTAGCGGCTCAGCTCCGGGCTATCGGTTCGCTTGAGCCGCTTGGCTTTAAGCAAAGCCAGTCCGAAACGGGCGATCTGCTGCCCGCGCGCCCAATAGGGATGGTGTTCGATATGGAAAAGTGCAGCCTGGCCGACTGGGAAACGATTATCCGGGAGCTATTCGGAGGCTACGATCAGATTGTGGCGGGAGCTACAGGCATGGTTAGCCGCGTGGCCGTAGTTGGGGCCATGAATGACAGCCTGATTCGCGAAGCAGCTGGTCGGGGCGTAGACTTATATTTGACCGGTGCCTATCGCAAACCAGCGCAGGAGGCCGTAACGCAGACGGGCATCGTCGTAATGGCCGTTGGGCATCGTCGGAGCGAGGAGTGGGGCCTGCGGGCCCTGGCCGATCTGCTGCGCGAACGCTGGCCGGAGTTGACCTTATTCCTGCATTAA